The segment CATCTTGTGCCAGGATATTCTAAAGGCAAACATctcatacttttaaaatttccttttacatACTTTACCTATTGCTGTAGATGCTGTGCCTCCACAAAATTGCTgaagcagtgacacagcaggcagaggaatAATTGAGGTGCCTGAGATTAGGTTCTTGAAGAGTagaaaatggctttaaaagGGCTTTCTTTGGTAATCCTCTAAGGTGAGCACAAGAGCCATCAGTTTGCAAGTGGTGGTCAAAATCATCAGggcttttctgcaggctgattGCCACAAAAAGAGACATTCTGGGGGCCTTGATGTACCAAAACCTGAATCCTCAGCCAGGAGGACAGCGAGCAGCTGGGGGACCAGGCCAGCAGGCATTGTGTGCTGTGTGACAAGAAGCAGCTCCAaggtgtgtccctgcagcccagtgtgcccaggtgtgggAAGAGATGGGGtaagagcagcagccctgcctcaAGGGCATTGGcaggggtgctgggcactggcactgctctcattgcagagaagaaaagaaaagcacaaacctCCACAACCTGAGGTTCTGAGGGGGACCCCCTTGCTCAGTGCTGCAAGGTCACAGCTGGATCCCTGCCTTGCTTTGGGCCCCCAGTTTAGGAGAGAGGTGGGAAGACGGCAGTGGAGGGTGAGTGttgggctgggggtgccagACAGGTGAGGCAGGCACAGGAGGCAGAAAGgctccacctgcagctgctgctccaggagtcCCAGGGGagatggagctgcaggggcactGGCCACGGGGGAGGGAGAGggcgggctgggctgggttgggctgACGCTGCCCTGGCgatgccagcactgccatggcAGCCTtgggctcctgccagctgctgcacaaGGCCCTGGAAGAGAGCTGCAGTTAAGGCCACGCAGCAGCACCTCGGCTCTTGGGGGAGGTGTGAGCAAAGGTGAGTCCAGGTTTGGGGCACTGCTgtgggggctgtgcctgggctgggagcagcagagccaggtaCAAAGCTCTCTCTGTGGTGCAGGTTGGCCAGCACTTGGATCCAGGTGATTAGAAGCCATCTGTGGCACTTTGTGCTTGGGACAGCTGCTCAAAGGACCCTGTTCTGCAGAAGGATggctgcaaagaaaaaggaggtAGTGCTGCAGGTCAGTAGTAGCCAGGCCTTTAGCAGACCTTGTAAACTCTCAGTAAGTGCAAAGGATGGAGTTCAGTCTTGGGGTATCTCAGATTCTGCTGGCAAAGCCCCAGTCTGAGGCCCTTGTGGGGAAGAGGTGTCCCTGGAGGCAGGTGGGACGTGTGGGAGGACCTGGCAGGTCACACGTGTCCCCAGTCAGGGCTGTGGGGTGTGTTTGGGGCTGTTGGGGCCTAGCACAGGTTTGGCTGCTGTCAGAGACCAAAATACCTCTGTTTTGTGAGGTAATAGCTCAGAGGACATAGAGGAGTTTGCGTGGGGTTGGCACATCTCCTGGATGGTAGAGTTACTGGACATTTCTGACCAGGTCATGTATTCAGAAAGATTGCTGTAAAGGTAGAAAAGCTAAAAGGTACAAGAAAGACTCAAAGgctgaaaaatctattttcacaGTGATGAgtaaaggaatttttcctgtttacaCTGCACAGGTGACCTAGTGATTCTTTATAACTACTGCATGGGGAGAAAGGGGTTGTAAGAGCACTTCACAACACAAAAACATTGAAAACAAGAAATGGGTTCTGCAGGTCTGCTTCAAATTTTGAGAGCAGTTCAGTCTTCACAAGAGAGAAATAATGAAAGATAGTATGGGTTCTATGACCTTGTTTCTTCACTGTTTAAACTGGGAAATGTGAACATGTGTAACAAGGAAAGATGGGCACTGTATGAAGGTAGGAATAGTTTCTGTTGCTGCTTGTccagctgtgtttctgtgggATGGGGAACTCTACATCAACTAGACTGTGCCCCATTGACAGTGAAGGGAAATCCGAGTCTACATCTgcaaaactgggattttttaCACCTGCAGATGAAAGCTGAACCTGTGTAGGACATGAGCGGATATCCTGACGTGATCTGCTTTTGTTAGAGAAAAGCCAAGTCCAAGCAGCCTCAGGACATCCAAATCAGCAAAGCACCTTGAAGAGTGCCAGCAGTATTTGAGTCCAGCATTTGAACTTATGGCCAAATTTATTATCACAAAATACTGTCATAAATCATTTAGACTTGCTAGCATTCTGTGGAGCACTCTGGGAGTGGACTCAGCACTagcattaaataattaaatgttgTAGTTCTGCAGGTGTTCTCTGAGAACATGAAGCTTGGGGTCATGTGCTGAACAGGCAAATAAACGGAGGTGTCTGAACAGCTCCCTGTTCCCTGAGTGAGACAAGGACCTGGAGAAACTGCCCTGTGACCCCCAGTGAACACCTGTGAGAGGGCATTTCATTTGCATTGAAGTTTCCACTCTtggaattcttggctgtgagaTTTTAGCAGCCCTTTAATGCCCATTTGTATTAATTATTGTGAAATAGCTGGCCTTGATGCAAGTTACTGTCTTCCACTGCAGTCTCAATGTAGCTGGGGTTGATGATACCCACTGAGGAAGGAATCAGGAATCTTCATTGTTCAGGATGAATAAAACCAGATCTTGCATTTCTCCAgaagccttttttattttcatttcctgtgtttttatcAGTACATTCTGAAGGGCAAGTCCtgtaaaatggggaaaatgttAAGGATTATATCCTTTCTAATAACAGTATTGGGGTTGTGTTCTAATAACAGTATTGTGCTGTGTGTGGAATGGTCTAGGGCATCCTTGACAGGGTCAATCCCTGAGCAAGCTGATCTAATGCTGAGTTTTGTGCAGGAGATTAGATGGAGGACTCCGCAGGCCCCTCCCAGCCTAGAACTTTGTGTTCTCTGCTCACTGTGCTTTGGAAGTCTTTATGTAAGAGCAGGGAATTCAGGTAAGGACATGCTGGGTTCAGACCACCCTCTAATGCCCACACATCATGGAAATTGTGTATTTGCTAGTTTAGTTTATCAAGGCTGAAACATCTCAAATAGTAGAGTTTGTGTGCAGGCAAGGTGAGAAACTGCTGCTGGAGATTCAGGAGGTTCATAAACCCTCTGAGGACTGGGCCTGAATGAGGTGTGGTTCAACTGGAACCCTGGGCAGGTAGATGGAGATCCTGACAGGGGGCTGTGAGTCTGGGATCTCAGTTTGGGGGCCCCAGCCAACCCCCAGAACAACCCTCTGCAAACTGAGTTTGGGACCCCCAGGCAGCCACTGTTCCAGTAGTGCTACTAAACAGGGGAGGACTTGCCCTTggctggatgctgctgccttttccctctgcctttccttggaCCTTGTGAGACATCCTGATCAGCTGGGCAGAGGTGAGAGAACCACAGTCAGAGGAGTTTCCTGAGTGCTCAGGTAATGCCTCTTTAGGCAGGTGTGTCCCTCTGGAGTGGTTTGTCAATATGTTTGCAGTAACTGGGTAGTACCTGATGAACTACTGTGGCTTTTACTGTGGTTTTCAATTTTCCACACAGATTAACATTACTAGCCAGGAGCTTTGGGAAGAAGTGCTGTGTCTCAAAGGACTTATTGGTAAGCATTTGGTCAGCACACTGAATTGCTCTTGTTCTGTGTTGAAAGGATGCCAGGACTGTTAGGAATTAGCAGTGTTAAGGATGTTTAGTCAGTCTCTCCATTCCCTTTACCCTGAATGGCAGGAGGTTGTGGGACATTCATTTATGTGGGAGAGTCATCCTGCAATCCAAGTAGTGCTGTCCAGTCTCCACTGCTTGGAACAGGACTGTCCCCAGCACAAggaacagccctggctcccAAGGTTCTTGGGAAAACTTCATATGCTCTACCTCTGTGCAGCAGTTTTCCCTGGGAAATCTGCTATCTCCAAGGCCACAGCCATGTCCATGTTTCTACTTAAGACTCCTCCACATCATTCTTAGTTTGTTATTTTGTAGTGTAATTCTGTCCTCTGATGCAGCATTTCAAACCTTGCAAGGGTTTCCAGTTCAGAGCTGAATCCAGCCCTTCTAGCACGTGGTCTATTGGTCTGAGTCTAAACTGACCCATTTGTGCCTCCTTCTGACCCATTTTCCTGCTTGCAGTTGTTGATGTGTTTCAAGCCTGGTGTGGCCCATGCAAACCAGTAGTGAACCTGTTCCAAAAAATCAAGAATGAAGTTGGCAGTAATCtcctgcattttgctgtggtaAGATCTCACTTGGCACTGCTTGAAATACCCAGTCCTCTGAAATCAGCTGAGACCTAAGGGCTGAAATCACTTCTCTTTCCAGTATTTAGCCCAAACCATAGCAGTGTAGGAGTTGCAGCTGCTGGGATTGAACTTGCCACATACAGGGGCTTGGGTATATCTATAAGAATTCAGATAATTAAGGATTTTCAGGCTTCAAGTGCTCTATGCTTTCCAGATTTCTACTTAAGCAAGTTGCATTAGACAGAGCCAGTAACACATTGCCTCTTATGGacagggagaggctgaaggagctggatTTGGTCaccctggagaggaaaagggacagATGTCCAGTGGTGGGAGGATGGAGAAGGCAGAGACTGATGTCTGTCAGGGAAAcacagcaacaggacaagagatAATGGGATTAGTTGCAGCAGGGAAAGATCCaagtaaatagaaaaatgtTCAGGTGGGAGTGTaggacactgggacaggttCCCAGAGTGCTGTGTAAAGCTGATTCTTGGAAAAGCTCAAGACTGACACAACCTCCTGTaccactgagagcagccctgccctgggcagggtgtgGGACTGGAGCCCTTCACAAGTCCCTCCCTGTCTCAGCCATGTGGTGACTCTGTGTTCTGGTGCCTCTCCtggctggtggcagctctggactgagcacagagctgagggcagTGAGGTTTCTCATGGCtcagctcctgtctctgctgccactgcagctcctcctggcactTCTCAGCCTCATGAGCAGATTGAATTCACTTTTCAGGCTTTTTCTCTGGGACTCACCCAGACCAAGCTGCTGGAAATAGATATCCCTGTCCCACAGgactgctgctccagctcctgcaggtgaCATCTACCTGCTCCTCATGCTCTGGAACTGAGCtgtgggctggctgtgcccctgcttCTGACCAGTGTCATTTTGTCCCCTAAGTCTGGGACCCAGAGGTGTTTTCCCGTGTGTGGGGGATGAGTACCAGCCAGCTGAGGGTGTCTGAGTCCAGGCACTTGTGTGTGCATCCCTCTGGAGCAGAAATACTTTTCTAGAAACacctattttattttacattcctTTTAGGCTGAAGTTGATTCCATTGATGCTctggaaaaatacagaggaCAATGTGAGCctgtctttctcttttataCAGTGAGTGAAAATATTTCCCCAGTGGTTGCATAGCAATAAATATGACCTGCTGGTGGGAACAACAGTCCATTGGGGAGGATGTTCTATTTCTTTAACATGTTATGGGACAAATTTCTTTGCCCTGTATCTGCTGGTAATCAAATGCTGTGCAGATAAGAATATACAGCCAGTGTGCTGCCCTGTGGAGCCTTCAGGTTcagcctgctgcttctgcaggagcTCACTCCTCTCACAATCTGCGTTGCTTCATCCTGAGATTGATGAGGAGGCACAAAGCAGGTTGTTCCAAGGTTTCCCTCttgctgtggagcagagcagctctgaggggagGAGGGCCTGGTACATATAGTGTGGgtgatgtgctgctgtggggaattCTGGAGCCCAGAGAACACAACCTGAGCACTTGCTGACTGATTTGCTTTCCACACCTTCCAGGGAGGAGAATTAGTGGCTGTTGTAAGAGGAGCAAATGCACCATTGCTGCAGAAGACCATCCTGAAACAGCTggcaggagaaaggaagggattCCATGGAGGGGAGCCTGTGGTGGTAATGGGTCACTGAAGCTTCAAACACCTGTAGATGTGTGTGGTCTAAAGTAATGACATTTCTCAGGAGCAAAACTGTCTCACCTCTGTGTGACCTGCTGTTCTTAAGGCATCTCTAaagcctgcagctctctgctgatgTTGCTGGCCTGCTCCTGGGAATGCTTTTCCCCCAGCTCTTGCTGTGCACTGACTGAGAGCTCAGCAGGTGACCCTGGACAGGCAGatcctctgctgtccctgctgagctggcctggcccaggacagcaggagggctgttcctgctcagggggagctgggatgtggggccctgcctggcacaggctcacctggaggggagGTGTGGGGTGTTCCTGTCCCATCCATGTGCTCTTGCTGCTAGGTGCCAGACAGAGCCTTctccagagagcaggagcaaCAACGGGGAGGACTAACAGGTAAGGCAAGGCATGGGTGTAGCTGATGGGACACCAGAGGGGCCATTCCTCCACCTGGGCACACGGGGAGAGTCACCTTGAAATATACCCAGAGTTTGGGTGTCTAGCGTTGTGAAACTGGGGGTATTTATCTTTCCAGTGTGTTTTATCTTACATttgccccccagccccgccctTGGAGACCCCATATGGCTTTCTGTTTCCAGgtggtttttaaaagaaaatgcttggGCTCCAAATCTGCCTACACCATCTCCTGCCTTGTCTAAAATTGGCCACGAATTCCCAAAGGCTTTTGCATCTTCTcctaaaagaacatttttttcttggctttgctGGGACAATGCTGCATCCCGGCCCTGTCCACACCAAATCTTAGGCTCCAGAGTATTGGGAATCGAAGCAAATCCCTCTTGGCTTTAGCTGAAGCACCACGCGATGAAGGGGAGTCAGGGATGTTGgtctctgcctctcctttttGCTCCTGTTGTTAATTTcgttaattttcttctctcgGAGGCTGACGCACCCATCGGCCCGGGATTACAACCGCAGCCGTGGAACTGATGCGAGCTTTTTCAATAAATACAAGATTTTCCTGCGGCAGCACCACCGGTTCCGTGTCCTTGCTGTCCCTCGGTGCCCCCCGGTCCCCGCCGGCGGTGCGCGGCCCCTTTAAGGCTGGcgcgggggcggccccgccgcgctgcGGCTGCGTGgggaggaggctcaggaggcTGTGGTCGCGGGTTCGAGTCCCGGCGGAGCCGGCCCGGCCATGGCCGCGGCCCTGGAGCCGGCGGAGGTCGAGCCGTGCCCGGAGCCGCCCGCGCACCGGCTGAGTGTGGCGGAGCTCGACCGTGAGCTGGACTCTCGCAGCGAGCTGGTGCGTCCCGAACCGCTGCGGAGGCGGCACGGCCGGGCCGCGGGCGCTGTGCCTGCCCGGGCGCTCCCCGCAGGGCCGGGGGTGCGCTGAGGGAGGGTCGGAGGGTCCCTGAGGCACGCGCGGGCACGGTCGGAGCCCTCACACAGcccgggagggagggagggagggccgGCGGCTCCCTCCGCACTCCGGCCAGGGACGATCGGGCCTCTCAGGCACCCGGGAGGAAGGGAGGCTCGGCGGGGGCTTCCCAGGCTGATCTGTGCCAGTTCCTGTGTGGTGACACGGATCACTGTCCTCTACGTAAATTTCGGGTGTTTCACTGTAtataggaaaaaaccccaacaaccccCGAAGTTCTGTATGGCGGGTGCCTCATGTAGCAGGTACAGAGTCAGTCGTTTAATTTCACTCTTGCTGCAAAACCCTTTAAAATGCAATAGCGTGTTTATTCTCAGAACATCAGAAGTATTCTATGACTGTTTCTGGAAATAAGTCTCACAGCCTCCAAGAAGGGAACATCCTCATTCTGCCAGGTGAAACTGAGCCTGCCCTCGGAGCTCTCGCCTGACTTTCCGGCAGAGGCGTGTGTGCATAGCTGCTTTTTATGTGGGTTTAATTACGGTTTGGAAGGCGGAATAGGCAACCTAAACTCGGGCTGTGGTTTCTGATGTACAGATTGACGACAAAGAATTCGACATTCCTCAAGTTGATACCCCTCCAACGCTAGAGAGCATCCTAAATGAGGTGAGTGAGCCATCCGACAGGGGAGTCAGGTGAGGCAGCACATGCTCCTTTTCCTCTACTCTTACTGtgtttttcctggaaaacaaaattgtaGAGCTTTATAGTTTCCTGATGCTGATAGCTAGCAGGTGCATACTCAGTGGAGTAATTTCTTTACAGTGTGTGATACGGAATTTtggtggttgttgtttttttggttgtggggtttttttgtttgtttgtttgtttgttttttgttttttgtttgtttttttaatttaaatatccACAGCTGCACCATAAAAGGTTTTCATCCAGTCCAAGCACATTCATCTGTAGATTTGGAGAGTCACCTGAAGTCTAGATAGCCTATTAAAGGTCAGGGTCATCAAACAGCTGTTTTTAGTTAAAATTAATTGCAGAGTATTTAGAGTAGTTCTGAAGTTGTGGGAGGAGATAAGAGCTAGGTTCCTCACAGCTTCACTTGTGTTGTTCCTTTCACATACAAGGTGTCCCAAACAGAACAGGCTAGAAACAAAAGGAGTAGTAGGGGTAGCTATGtcttgtttctgctgctgccttaaGTAGTGGAAGTTTAGTAAATTTGGGTCATCTCAAACTGTAAGGATAGGCAGTGTCATCCATGTCAGAGGAGTAGATTCCAAGTCTTAAAGTTGAGAGGTAATAGTGAAGAAAATACAGTTCAGTGCAGACAAAGTCTTATTGCAGTATCTCAGTAAATGTAGGATGGGAATGATtggcaaaacattttctgaaatggatTTTAGCAGAGGACAATCTGTCTGAGCCAAAAAGACAAACAGCTGCAGTTCAGAAAGAGCTGCTTAATGAGCATAGGGCTGCCAGGTGTAAGTGAAATGAGggacagctgctctgctccctgcttgtTTGGCATCAGCTGGGGCCTTGTGTTTGCTCCCCCTGGCTTTGTGCTGAGAGATCAACAGGAGCTGCACTGCTTTTAGAACTCATCAGGGAGAACGGCCTTTtgaaaaactaataaaaaatacCAAGCTAAGactgaaaggagagagagatTGCAAACAGAAGAGGTGAGAAAAGAGCAAAATCAACTCTCGTGGCAGCTGGAGGGACTTCTGGGCTCTTAGTGCCACTTGGTGAAGTGTTGGAGTAGATAATATTCTAGGCCTTCTCTTGCCATTTTTGAGACTTGGAAACAGCTCTGTTAAAGGTCAGTTAAAGTTTTGATGGAGTATGTAATACTTGAGGAAGAAAGGTTAGTTGTTCTCTAGGccatttctgtgatttttgtgaGTTCTGGAAACCTTCCACAGAATCAGCCCAGTAAAGTAAGAAATAGTTCTGGCTTTTCAGTGTGAGGCTTTCTTGTGCactccttctccctttccctgctgaatTGATGCTGTTTGCTAGTGTTTCAGTTATGCTGTTGTGCATTTTGAACATTCAGCAAGCTGTGGTGATTCTCGCCCTCCAGACTGATGATGAAGAAGAGTCTTTCGTTTTGGAGGATCCCTTTCTCTTGAACATTGATAACACAGATACACACTCCTATGACACCTCTTCTGTGGCCAGCTCTGACAGCGGGGACAGGACACACCTGAAAAGGTACTGCAGCCTCATGCCCTGGGAGATCAAACCATTTGTGAAAGGGTTTTGCTTACATCTGTTGGAAACAAATCCTCCTTTTTTCACAAAACTGTTATTCCTCCAGGATCACTTAGGCAAAGATGGGATTTGTAGTTGCACTGATGTTTGGCCTTTTGGAGCAATAATGGCATTTTATGGGAGATGGATTAGTTAAATTTCTCCAAATTTTAATGGAGTCTTCAAAGCACTGAATCATGATGACTCTAAAGAAAGTGTTTCAAAGGGATGTCTGACCTAGTCTGTAAGCAGCTGGTGGTTATTTGTAAAAGGCAACTGCTGTCACTTCTGTGAGTGGACTGCTAATACTGACATCTAAGATATGATAATTAATATGCTGATGTGTGTTGGTAATTACTCAAATGATGGCCTGAGCCGCTGCCTTGTGTGCCATGAGCAGTTGCACAGGATATAAACACTCTGAAGTCGAATGGTTTATGTTGACATCGGGTGGTGTGCAGACTCTctgtccctttcttttttcaaataagATTGTTTGTACTGAGAGAAATATTACCTGAAGTGGCTTAAACTTCTTCCAGTAGAGAGTATGCAGAAAAAACCTGGAGGTGTTCTGTCATCCTTGGGTAAGGCTGGTTGCTATGGTTAGGGGTTCTTAGCCATAGTACCAGCTACTAACAACATACTTGATGAACCTCTGTGGGAGCTGCTTGGTTGTGCACATCTGGAGAGAGAAGAACCCAATGTTTACCTAGTAGTTTTGGGAATTTGGCTCTCCAGTGGTGTGAGCTTTACAAGAAaattgcagctctgctggggaatTTCCCTGTCCTGCCTTTTCAAGTTTACCAGAGCTGTTTTGAAATAACTGATCCTGCACTTTTTTTAAAGACGTTTTCTCCATAAACAGAAGCACTTAGGCTTTCTTATCAGGTGAGCTGTGTATTAATTGAAGGCTGTTCTTTGCCATACACCTAGTTTTCCTATGGGTCTGCTAATGAGCCTTTTCCAGTGGTGCATTTTTCCATAGATACTCACCTTTATGGGCTTAAAATTCCTCACTGAAAGAGCTGAAGTGTTGCCTTCAGGATGTATTAGTGAATTCCAAGGCTTGCAGATATGTGCTTGAAACTGACCATTGTCGGAGAAGTAAATTTTTTACTCCAGGAGATGAATTAAAACCAAACTGTGTGCAAGCACAGCAGGCCTTGCTGATTATCTCATGTCTTACCTCATTCTGTGGCCCCCAGAAGAAGAATGGAAATTGCTTGAGTTACAGGTGAATGCAGAATTTACCTGCTGGCTTGGCTGTGGGTTAGGCAAAGTTCCAAGCTTTTTTTATGCTCtaatgcttttttgtttgtttcttaatGCCTTAGGAAGAAAAAACTCCCAGATTCTCTGTCACTCCATGGATCAGTGATCAGGCTCTCACTCCTGAAAGGAATTTCTGCCCAAATAGTGTCTGCAGCAGTAAGTGTCATCTTTTGGGTACTTCCACTAAGAAAAATTTGAAACTCTCTTGGTAtgtgtgggggtgtgtgtgagATCTCCTGTCTGGCCCTACTATTAGTTCTGTGTAACACCATGTTAGGGGTATCAGCTACTAACCTGTAGTCTCTAGGCAGCAGTGAATCAGGGCTTTGCTGACTtgctgcagcagtgatgtgGTGGATCACTTTTAGCACTTACTTTTGTTGCTAGATGTCATGAAACTTGGTGGGAAATGTTCATATGACATGAAAGTGTGCTTGAACATGCTGGAACTGGGTTTGCTCAGTTCCTGCAACAGGCACATGGCTCTTTGAGAAAAGCACAATAACGTTCACATGGAATTACAGGATACTCTCCTTCCTCTCTATTTCTGGGTGTCTCTAGCCACTGGttccctcagctctgtctgccCTGGTGGGGCCATTAAAATGCCCCTGGTgttgatttttctgtgtgttgtaGTTGCTCTCATTATTAGACATGCATCATCTGGGAGTTGTGTCTTTCACTCATGGCTTCTCCTGTTTCCCCAGGACAAAGTGGATGCTGGCTTGCCCACTGCAATTGTAAGTACTCTCACAATTTTCAAGGATTGTATATTTAGCTTTTATGCTAATTTGTTAAAGCAGTATTTATGACAGCTGATAAATGCATCTTCCTTCACTTTTCAAGTATGAGGAGTGGGAGGAGCAGCATGAAAGCTCCCTGGGGGCAGAGTTCAGCTTTCCTtcactgcccagctgcccctctgctgagTGAGCCCCACACCCTCCCTTATTTATACCTTCACCAGGGCTTCTTAGCTGAGCACCTGACCTGTTTTCATCAGTTGAGCACACTGAATTTCCCTTACTGTTTCTTCTTTGTCAGTTATTGCTTTGACAACTTTTTATAGAAACTTTAACTGGAGTGCTCCAAGTGATGTGTTCAAAATCTCTGTCTCACTGTCTGAAGTATTAACTAAAAGGCTGTCTGAAGGATACTCCTGCTTTGAAATTTATATCAAAGTTGTTGAGGTCAAGCATGCTAATCATATCTAAATATGTCAGAAGTGAAGCTGCCTGTAGTaaaatgagaagagaaacattttaatgaGGCGAAATACAGTCAATATTTGTTTTGCCCTTGTGAAgtgatttttaatgttttacaaAAGAGCTAAAGGTGTGCTCAGTCCCTTTGACTGTAGTAACAGCAGcccataaaatatatttttgtttaaaaaagaaaaggaaaagctagTCACTTCTAAGGAAAAAGACTGCAGAGTGAAGTTAGAAACATGCTGTAACTGATACGGACGTAGAATAAGAACCTGTACTTACACATCCAGACATTAAGgcattagaatttttttcatctgactTAGACTtgttaggaaataaaaaatagaacaAGATGAATACATCTACAGCATTATGTGATTTCTAGTAAGTTTTATTTCATCGAGTGCAGGTTGGCAAGTGCAGTAGGATCTTTGAGGATATGTTTAATAGGATTTGTTTAATTCCCCATGGAAAGAAGTTGGAGTCTCTGGCTTGCAGTGGACTGGCTTCAGGGGACCAGCACTGGCCAGGGTTTTAGAAGAGTTCAGATGTGC is part of the Serinus canaria isolate serCan28SL12 chromosome 9, serCan2020, whole genome shotgun sequence genome and harbors:
- the NME9 gene encoding thioredoxin domain-containing protein 6 isoform X2 is translated as MPALPWQPWAPASCCTRPWKRAAVKATQQHLGSWGRCEQRLASTWIQVIRSHLWHFVLGTAAQRTLFCRRMAAKKKEVVLQINITSQELWEEVLCLKGLIVVDVFQAWCGPCKPVVNLFQKIKNEVGSNLLHFAVAEVDSIDALEKYRGQCEPVFLFYTGGELVAVVRGANAPLLQKTILKQLAGERKGFHGGEPVVVPDRAFSREQEQQRGGLTG
- the NME9 gene encoding thioredoxin domain-containing protein 6 isoform X1, which codes for MPALPWQPWAPASCCTRPWKRAAVKATQQHLGSWGRCEQRLASTWIQVIRSHLWHFVLGTAAQRTLFCRRMAAKKKEVVLQINITSQELWEEVLCLKGLIVVDVFQAWCGPCKPVVNLFQKIKNEVGSNLLHFAVAEVDSIDALEKYRGQCEPVFLFYTGGELVAVVRGANAPLLQKTILKQLAGERKGFHGGEPVVVPDRAFSREQEQQRGGLTGKARHGCS